A genomic region of Novipirellula aureliae contains the following coding sequences:
- a CDS encoding ZIP family metal transporter → MFSAASLIFVYCVLIILASIGGGHLQNVMRMTHLRTQLLMSSVGGLMLGISLLHLLPHASTTLASSAKMGYGALTGLIVMFLLIRLFHTCDHSVPVSVDDADTVCSHGHVHSDHSHHEHEHDHDHSHEHDAESYACEETEKQNQVVKGISWAGLFFGLALHTLVDGVALASSVIADNVHSPWLGLAGVGTFLAVGLHKPLDAFAITSVMNKQNWSLRAQSIVNILFSLACPIGAALFYFGAARFTDQSAVLGWGLAVSGGFFIGIALADLLPEVAFHDHDRGKLTLALLLGVGIAVAIENLPGHDHCDDSHDHYSSEPASNDTQALPTSDS, encoded by the coding sequence ATGTTTTCAGCCGCCAGTCTTATTTTTGTCTACTGTGTTCTGATTATCTTAGCTTCCATCGGCGGCGGACATCTGCAGAATGTCATGCGGATGACACACCTACGGACTCAGCTTTTGATGAGTAGCGTTGGTGGGTTGATGTTGGGAATCTCGCTATTGCATTTGCTGCCGCACGCCAGTACGACGCTGGCGTCGAGCGCAAAAATGGGTTACGGAGCCTTGACCGGTTTGATCGTGATGTTCCTGCTCATCCGGCTCTTTCATACGTGTGATCATAGCGTGCCCGTGTCAGTCGATGATGCCGATACGGTTTGTTCGCACGGTCATGTTCATTCCGATCATTCCCACCACGAACATGAACACGATCACGACCATTCTCATGAACACGATGCCGAGTCTTACGCATGCGAAGAAACCGAAAAGCAAAATCAGGTGGTGAAGGGAATCAGTTGGGCGGGGCTATTCTTTGGACTCGCACTACATACCCTGGTCGACGGAGTTGCCTTGGCGAGTAGCGTGATTGCCGACAATGTGCATAGTCCGTGGTTGGGATTAGCCGGTGTCGGAACCTTTTTGGCCGTCGGGCTCCATAAGCCGCTCGATGCATTTGCGATCACATCGGTGATGAACAAGCAAAATTGGTCGCTTCGCGCCCAAAGCATCGTCAATATTTTGTTTTCGCTGGCCTGTCCGATTGGTGCTGCGTTGTTTTACTTCGGTGCGGCTCGTTTCACCGATCAATCAGCCGTCCTGGGATGGGGACTAGCGGTTTCGGGTGGCTTTTTCATCGGGATCGCCTTGGCCGACTTGTTGCCTGAAGTTGCCTTTCACGATCACGATCGTGGTAAACTGACCTTGGCGTTGTTGTTGGGAGTGGGGATTGCCGTTGCGATCGAGAACCTACCGGGCCACGACCACTGCGACGATTCGCACGATCACTATTCAAGCGAACCGGCGTCAAACGATACCCAAGCACTGCCAACCTCCGATTCGTAA